From the genome of Schaalia odontolytica:
CCTGTGCCCGGGTGGATCAACGCTCCCGTTCTTCCGGCGATACCGGTGGTGGACGCGGAAGGGAGCGAAGGTGGCGAGGAGGAGGCTGCGGAGCCCGAGCTCATCTCCGGCGCGCTGCCCGTCTTGGGCGGGCAGGCGGAGGAAGAGAAAGTGACGGCTCTGCGTGGCGGGCGCTGGATCGGTCCGCTTGAGCGCCTGCTCATCATCGTTTTGGCCGGTGCCGGCGCAGAGATCGCGATCGCGGCAGTCGTTGCCGCCAAGGGAGTCATTCGATTCCCCGAGATCTCGCAGGATTCAACGGGCGAGAAGGCCGAAGAGTTCCTGATCGGCTCGGTATCCTCGTGGATCTTGGCCGCTCTCGTGTCGATGCTCATTCGTGTCGTAAGCCAGCACTGATTCCCGTGCCGCTAGAGTATGCCGGGTGAATAGCTCAGACCCCTACGGCCGCAACATTTTCGCCCACGACCCGCATCGCGACGGGCCGGGAGCGCGGCGTCCGCGTTCGCAGGCCGTCCATGTCGAGATCGGTATGGTCCTCGAGGATGTGGCCTCGGGCTGGGTTGGGGCAGTGACGCGCGTGGAGAAGTCTGGCGGTATTCACCTCGTCGAACTCGAAGATCGTCGAGGAGTGCGTCGCTCCTTCCCCCTCGGACCCGGCTTCTGGCTCGAGGGTCGCCCCATCGAGGCGCTGCCTCCGCGCCCGGCTCCCACCCAGGCCTCGCCGGGTGCTCAGGTGAGCGCGTCGGGGCGGCGCATCACGAACTCCGGATCTTTCGCTCCCGCGTCGAGTGGTCCCAAGGTCGCTAAGCGCTCGCGCATCTGGGTCGAGGGGCGCCATGACGCGGAGCTCGTGCAGCACGTGTGGGGCGAGGACCTGGCCGAGGCCGGGATTGCCGTGCAGCTTCTCGAAGGCGTTGACAACCTTGAGGCGATCTTGGAGGTTTTTGGCCCGACAGACACCGCGCGTGCGGGTGTTCTTGTCGACCATATGGTTCCCAGTTCGAAGGAGTCTCGCATCGCCGAGGCAGTGTCGGCGCGTTGGTCGGGCGCGGTCCTCGTCCTCGGTCACCCGTTCGTTGACATCTGGCAGGCCGTCAAGCCCGCTCGTGTCGGCCTCGAGCGCTGGCCAGACGTTCCGCGTGGCACCGATATCAAGCATGGAACCCTCGAGGCCCTCGGCTGGCCGCACGCCGACCAGCGTGACATCGCCATGGGGTGGAAGCGGATCCTGTCCACCGTGCGCACCTACCGAGACCTTGAGCCGGCGCTGCTGGGGCGGGTCGAGGAGCTCATCGACTTCGTGACCGTGCCCTGGGCGCAATGACTCGCGTCGCCCAGTGTGAGGTTCGCGCTGGGCGCACACCTGGCGCGGCCCTCATGTCGCCCCCGATTGGCTGCGAGGAGTAGCATTGGCACTCAGGAAGTAGGAGTGCCAGAACGGGAGGAGATGGCATGACACGCAACAGCGCACAAAACCGCAGGCTCGACGTCCTGCGCGCCATCGTCACCCAGTACGTGGCCACCCGCGAACCCGTCGGCTCCAAGGCTATCGCCGCCGGAGGACTCGGCGTCTCATCCGCGACCATCCGCAACGACATGGCGGTGCTGGAGGAAGCCGGCCTCATCTATCAGCCCCACACCTCGGCGGGGCGTGTGCCGACCGACCGCGGCTACCGCGTGTTCGTCGATCGACTCGCCGAACTCAAGCCCATGAGCGGGCCGGAACGCCACGCCCTCGAGACCTTCCTGGCCGAGTCTGTCGATATCGACGACGTCGTGGAGCGCTCCGTTCGTCTCCTCGCCCAGGTGACGCATCAGGTGGCCCTCGTGCAGTATCCGGGGGCGCGCGTGCGCGTCCTCAAGCACCTCGAGGTCATCGCTCTGGCTCCCGGTCGCGTCCTTGTCGTCGTCATCACCACGGACGGCGAGGTCGGAGAGCGCAGCCTCACCCTCCACGCGCCCCTCGACGATGGGCAGTTGCGTGAGGTGCGCGAACACCTGCGTCACCACTGCGACGGTGCGACCTCTGCGACCGCGCAGGCCTGCGTTGACGAGGCCACGGCCTCGGCCCGGCCCGAGCTGGTGGGGACGGTTGCTGCGATCGGCGCGGCCCTGACGGATGTCCTGAGCGGGCAGAGCGAGTCGAAGATCGTTGTCGCGGGCGCCGCGAACCTGGCCCGTGGAGCCCTCGACTTTCACGACATTGCCCCCGTCCTCGACGCTCTCGAGGAGCAGGTTGTCCTCATGCGTCTCTTCGCCGAGGCCGACCCGGGCGCTGACGTGCACGTGAGTATCG
Proteins encoded in this window:
- a CDS encoding DUF3097 family protein; its protein translation is MVLEDVASGWVGAVTRVEKSGGIHLVELEDRRGVRRSFPLGPGFWLEGRPIEALPPRPAPTQASPGAQVSASGRRITNSGSFAPASSGPKVAKRSRIWVEGRHDAELVQHVWGEDLAEAGIAVQLLEGVDNLEAILEVFGPTDTARAGVLVDHMVPSSKESRIAEAVSARWSGAVLVLGHPFVDIWQAVKPARVGLERWPDVPRGTDIKHGTLEALGWPHADQRDIAMGWKRILSTVRTYRDLEPALLGRVEELIDFVTVPWAQ
- the hrcA gene encoding heat-inducible transcriptional repressor HrcA → MTRNSAQNRRLDVLRAIVTQYVATREPVGSKAIAAGGLGVSSATIRNDMAVLEEAGLIYQPHTSAGRVPTDRGYRVFVDRLAELKPMSGPERHALETFLAESVDIDDVVERSVRLLAQVTHQVALVQYPGARVRVLKHLEVIALAPGRVLVVVITTDGEVGERSLTLHAPLDDGQLREVREHLRHHCDGATSATAQACVDEATASARPELVGTVAAIGAALTDVLSGQSESKIVVAGAANLARGALDFHDIAPVLDALEEQVVLMRLFAEADPGADVHVSIGAENPHDGLAEAAVVTGTYRAGADDSVGSAHLGIVGPMRMDYARTMSSVRAVAAYLSRYLASQHGG